In Georgenia soli, a genomic segment contains:
- a CDS encoding glycosyltransferase, whose translation MNEHAGAVGTQSPATAVGTQSPATAVGTESPAPAVGTEHEPRHDRPFVSVVIPVYNDVDRLRLCLDALAAQDYPADRYEVLVVDNNSDQDQSAAMPDDERFQLLHEERRGSYAARNTALPLVRGSVVAFTDSDCLPAPDWLSRGVAALRADPRPDAVGGAIRIFFDHGPRPRSGPEHFEAYNEFQQRKYVEEWSFAATANLFVDAATLARVGPFDASLQSGGDLDFGTRLGRSGARLVYDDDTVVNHPARSTWQELGRKTLRVANGIADRNAHQGRRHALGRAVNEARGGVTIWLRVWDGSRPAPARAADKVRYAAAFSYVRALRTAVHLGRFATGR comes from the coding sequence ATGAACGAGCACGCAGGCGCGGTCGGGACGCAGAGCCCCGCGACCGCCGTCGGGACGCAGAGCCCTGCGACCGCGGTCGGCACGGAGAGCCCCGCGCCCGCCGTCGGGACGGAGCACGAGCCCCGCCACGACCGGCCGTTCGTGTCGGTGGTGATCCCCGTGTACAACGACGTCGACCGGCTGCGGCTGTGCCTGGACGCGCTCGCGGCCCAGGACTACCCGGCCGACCGGTACGAGGTGCTCGTCGTGGACAACAACTCCGACCAGGACCAGTCCGCGGCCATGCCCGACGACGAACGATTCCAGCTGCTCCACGAGGAGCGCCGCGGGTCGTACGCGGCACGGAACACGGCGCTGCCGCTGGTGCGCGGCTCCGTCGTCGCCTTCACGGACAGCGACTGCCTGCCCGCGCCCGACTGGCTCAGCCGGGGTGTCGCGGCGCTGCGGGCGGACCCTCGGCCCGACGCCGTGGGCGGCGCCATCCGGATCTTCTTCGACCACGGACCGCGGCCGCGGTCCGGGCCCGAGCACTTCGAGGCGTACAACGAGTTCCAGCAGCGCAAGTACGTGGAGGAGTGGTCGTTCGCGGCCACGGCGAACCTCTTCGTCGACGCCGCCACCCTCGCCCGGGTCGGCCCGTTCGACGCGAGCCTGCAGTCCGGGGGCGACCTCGACTTCGGCACCCGGCTGGGCCGTTCCGGCGCCCGCCTGGTCTACGACGACGACACCGTGGTGAACCACCCGGCCCGCAGCACCTGGCAGGAGCTGGGGCGCAAGACGCTGCGGGTGGCCAACGGCATCGCGGACCGCAACGCCCACCAGGGGCGCCGGCACGCGCTCGGCCGCGCCGTGAACGAGGCCCGCGGCGGCGTGACGATCTGGTTGCGGGTGTGGGACGGGTCGCGGCCGGCTCCTGCACGGGCGGCCGACAAGGTGCGCTACGCCGCCGCCTTCAGCTACGTACGGGCACTGCGGACGGCGGTCCACCTCGGGCGGTTCGCCACCGGCCGGTGA